A single window of Hymenobacter sp. APR13 DNA harbors:
- a CDS encoding SUMF1/EgtB/PvdO family nonheme iron enzyme, producing MLAFCLSLWCQVVAAQSGRAAAPQAPEPPGTIRLAENLFIDESEVANIHWLEYLQHIRLDSSETYYRSQLPDSTVWTALTAAPPTAVAGIPTAIIYFRYPGFRYYPVVGIGYEQALAYCKWRSMVVNESVLHSTEFQKKHPELRGYDVTVEYRLPTEAEWRQAAAGPLGSGHTPAALVPPSPKARPKPVATRKEPGLDSCLVALQIPAASAIYRLPYNLRENYYTTETNQAFECPAKPGQLGLEYVYVNPTNYLGLYNIIGNAAEMTATKGIAKGGSFQSSMRGLTLESQQRYQGPQSWLGFRCVATMRMVRRVE from the coding sequence GTGCTGGCTTTCTGCCTGAGCCTGTGGTGCCAGGTCGTAGCGGCCCAGTCCGGCCGGGCGGCTGCCCCGCAGGCCCCAGAGCCCCCGGGTACCATCCGGCTGGCCGAAAACCTGTTTATCGACGAATCGGAGGTGGCCAACATTCATTGGCTGGAGTATCTGCAGCATATTCGGCTCGATTCCTCGGAAACGTACTACCGCAGTCAGCTGCCCGATTCTACGGTCTGGACAGCTCTGACTGCCGCGCCGCCCACGGCCGTGGCGGGCATCCCCACGGCCATTATCTATTTCCGCTATCCGGGGTTCCGGTACTATCCGGTAGTAGGTATCGGCTACGAGCAGGCACTGGCGTACTGCAAATGGCGCAGCATGGTCGTAAACGAATCAGTGCTGCATTCCACCGAATTTCAGAAGAAGCACCCTGAGCTGCGCGGCTACGACGTGACGGTAGAATACCGCCTGCCCACCGAGGCGGAGTGGCGACAGGCTGCCGCGGGCCCGCTCGGCAGCGGCCACACGCCGGCCGCCTTGGTGCCGCCCAGCCCTAAAGCCCGGCCAAAGCCCGTAGCTACGCGCAAAGAGCCCGGCCTCGACTCCTGCCTAGTTGCGCTGCAGATTCCGGCCGCCAGCGCCATCTACAGGCTGCCCTACAACCTGCGCGAAAACTATTACACGACCGAAACCAACCAAGCGTTTGAGTGCCCGGCGAAGCCCGGCCAGCTGGGCCTGGAGTACGTGTACGTGAACCCCACCAACTACCTCGGCCTCTACAACATCATCGGCAACGCCGCCGAAATGACGGCTACAAAAGGCATAGCGAAAGGCGGCTCGTTCCAAAGCTCCATGCGGGGCTTGACATTGGAGTCGCAGCAGCGCTACCAGGGGCCGCAGAGCTGGCTGGGTTTCCGCTGCGTGGCCACCATGCGCATGGTGCGGCGGGTGGAGTAG
- a CDS encoding EamA family transporter produces MWVVFSLLAALSAAVVVTLSKVGVKNIESSVAFAIQSVLIVGVAWGVVAWQGHLPQVAQIDRRTWLFLIAAGIITCASSLFSFQALKMGQASRTSSFDKISLVFSILLAVFFLKEKVTWQVILGAAFMAGGAILIAFTKPAE; encoded by the coding sequence ATGTGGGTAGTTTTTTCGTTGCTGGCGGCGTTGTCTGCGGCGGTGGTGGTTACGCTTTCCAAGGTAGGCGTCAAGAACATTGAGTCCAGCGTGGCCTTTGCCATCCAGTCGGTGCTGATTGTGGGTGTGGCATGGGGTGTGGTAGCGTGGCAGGGCCACCTCCCACAAGTGGCGCAGATTGACCGCCGCACCTGGCTGTTTCTGATTGCGGCGGGCATTATCACCTGTGCCTCGTCGCTGTTCTCGTTTCAGGCTCTGAAGATGGGGCAGGCCTCGCGCACCTCGTCGTTCGACAAAATCTCGCTGGTGTTTTCCATCCTGCTGGCCGTGTTTTTCCTGAAGGAGAAAGTAACGTGGCAGGTTATTCTGGGCGCTGCCTTCATGGCCGGCGGCGCCATCCTGATAGCCTTCACCAAGCCCGCCGAGTAA
- a CDS encoding NAD(P)-dependent alcohol dehydrogenase encodes MQAAYYTQYGSADVLRYGEQPTPTPKADQILVRVRASSVNPIDWKVRQGELKLLTGHTFPKIPGRDVAGEVAAIGDNVTRFRVGDKVYGMAADGVGGAAAEYAVLAESNAAFVPQQLSMEQAGAVPLAALTALQGLFHHGRLLSGDRVLINGASGGVGSFAVQIARALGAGEITGVCGPDNQELVRTLGADRVLNHKEHDFTTDHSRYDLVFDAAGKSSFSASKAALRRLGRYVTTMPDPAALVKGALATAFSDKSQSMFLAKTSGPDLALISAWLQAGTIKPIIYKTFALQDLADAHRLSEKGGAPGKIVLTVE; translated from the coding sequence ATGCAAGCTGCCTACTACACCCAATACGGCTCTGCCGATGTGCTTCGCTACGGCGAGCAGCCTACCCCTACGCCCAAAGCCGACCAGATTCTGGTGCGTGTGCGAGCCAGCAGCGTCAACCCCATCGACTGGAAGGTGCGGCAGGGCGAGCTGAAGCTGCTCACGGGCCACACGTTTCCGAAGATTCCGGGCCGCGACGTGGCCGGCGAAGTAGCCGCCATCGGCGACAACGTCACGCGTTTCCGCGTCGGGGATAAGGTGTATGGCATGGCGGCCGATGGCGTAGGCGGGGCGGCCGCCGAGTATGCCGTGCTGGCGGAAAGCAACGCCGCGTTTGTACCGCAGCAGTTGAGTATGGAGCAGGCCGGGGCAGTGCCGCTGGCGGCCCTCACGGCGCTGCAGGGTCTCTTCCACCACGGTCGTCTGCTCTCCGGCGACCGGGTGCTCATCAACGGCGCTTCGGGCGGCGTGGGCTCGTTTGCGGTGCAGATTGCCCGGGCGCTGGGCGCCGGCGAAATCACGGGCGTGTGCGGCCCCGACAACCAGGAGCTGGTGCGCACGCTCGGCGCCGACCGGGTGCTCAACCACAAAGAGCACGATTTCACCACCGACCACAGCCGCTACGACCTAGTGTTCGACGCGGCCGGCAAGAGCAGCTTCAGCGCTAGCAAAGCCGCCCTGCGCCGCCTGGGCCGCTACGTCACCACCATGCCCGACCCGGCGGCCCTCGTGAAGGGCGCGCTGGCCACCGCCTTTTCCGACAAAAGCCAATCCATGTTCCTGGCCAAAACCAGCGGCCCCGATCTGGCCCTGATTTCAGCTTGGCTGCAGGCGGGCACCATCAAGCCCATCATCTACAAAACCTTCGCCCTGCAAGACCTGGCTGATGCCCACCGCCTGAGCGAAAAAGGCGGCGCGCCCGGCAAAATTGTCCTGACGGTGGAGTAG
- a CDS encoding carbonic anhydrase gives MSIDKILDNNRAWVAEMKAADPDFFNNLADGQKPKYLFIGCSDSRVPASAITGTGPGEMFVHRNIANMVVHTDLNMLSVLQYAVEVLGVEDILVVGHYGCGGVAAAAANKQYGLIDNWLTNIRDVIRMHEMEFLRIKDEGQRLRRLVELNVIEQVRNLAKTNIIQNARKTSKPPRLHGLVYDIKEGLLKNLEVEDNGIGELQHIYGTEAMKHAEEVLESQPGFNPRADKGQLLDEPQKTRKDKKEEKGPHLQKAS, from the coding sequence ATGAGCATTGACAAGATACTAGACAACAACCGCGCGTGGGTAGCCGAAATGAAAGCCGCCGACCCGGATTTCTTCAACAATCTTGCCGACGGCCAGAAGCCCAAATATCTGTTCATCGGCTGCTCCGATTCGCGGGTGCCGGCCTCGGCCATCACCGGTACCGGCCCGGGCGAGATGTTCGTGCACCGCAATATTGCCAACATGGTAGTGCACACCGATCTGAATATGCTGTCGGTGCTGCAATACGCCGTGGAAGTGCTGGGCGTCGAGGACATTCTGGTGGTAGGCCACTACGGCTGCGGCGGTGTGGCGGCGGCGGCGGCCAACAAGCAGTACGGCCTCATCGACAACTGGCTGACCAACATTCGGGACGTTATCCGGATGCATGAAATGGAGTTTTTGCGCATCAAAGACGAAGGGCAGCGCCTGCGCCGCCTCGTGGAGCTGAACGTAATCGAGCAGGTGCGCAACCTGGCCAAAACCAACATCATCCAGAACGCCCGCAAAACCAGTAAGCCGCCGCGCCTGCACGGCTTGGTTTATGACATCAAGGAAGGGCTGCTCAAAAATCTGGAAGTGGAGGATAACGGCATTGGCGAGCTGCAGCACATCTACGGCACCGAGGCCATGAAGCACGCCGAGGAAGTGCTGGAGAGCCAGCCCGGCTTCAACCCCCGAGCCGACAAAGGCCAGCTGCTGGACGAGCCGCAAAAAACCAGAAAAGACAAGAAAGAGGAAAAAGGTCCTCACCTGCAAAAAGCCAGCTAA